The genomic segment GTAGCGCTTCTCGCCGCGCAGCACGTAATCGCCGCCGCTGCGCTCCCACGTCGCGGCGATCCCCCTCGCGTCCCACGCGCCGCCCGTTTCCGCGAGCGCGAGCGTCGCGCGCGTGCGTCCCTCCGCGATGCCGGGAAGCAGCGCTTCCTGCTGCGCGTGGTCGCCCGCGGCGAGGATCGCGTTCGCGCCGAGGCACACGCTCGCGAAGAACGGCGACGGCGCGAGCGCTTCCCCGATCACTTCTTGCAGCGCGACGAGCTCGACCCAGCTGAGCCCGAGCCCGCCGCAGCTCTCGGGAACCACCACCGCGGTCCAGCCGAGCTCGCCTGCGATCTGCGCCCACAGCTTCTCGTCGTAGCCGAGCGCGCTCTCCATCGCGGTGCGCACCGCCGCCGCGTCGCACGCCTTCGCGAGGAACGCGCGCGCCGTGGCGCGCAGCTCCTGCTGCTCCTCGGTGAAGGCGAAGTTCACGGCCGCCGTCTCCTCACGTTCTACGAGCCGTACACCTTCTGCGCCGGCGTCGCCTTTCGTAACAAGTCGTGCACCGCGGCGCCGATCTCGTCCGCCGCCCAGCGCGCGCCCTTGTCGAGCTTCGGGCCGGCGCGCCAGCCGTCCGCGATCGAGAGCTCGCCCCCCGCGATCTCGAACGTCTGCCCCGTCACGTCCTTCGACTCGGCGCTGCATAGCCACGCGATTAGCGGCGCAACGTTGCCGGGGTGCATCACGTCGAAGCCGGTCTCGGGCGCCTTCATGCGCTCCGCGAATGGCCCCTCGGTCATGCGCGTGCGCGCGGATGGCGCGATCGCGTTGCTGGTGACGCCGTAGCGCGCGAGCTCGGCGGCCTGCACGAGCGTGAGCGTCGCGATGCCGCCCTTCGCTGCGGAGTACGCGCTCTGGCCGACGCTGCCCTGCAGGCCCGCGCCGCTGCTCGTGTTGACGATGCGCGCGTTCGGCTGGCGCCCCGCCTTCGACTCGTTGCGCCAGTACTCGCAGGCGTGGTGCGCGAGGCAAAAGTGGCCCTTCAGGTGCACGCGAATCACCGCGTCCCACTCTTCTTCGGTGCACGAGACGAACATGCGATCGCGTACGAAGCCGGCGTTGTTCACGACCGCGTCGAGGCGCCCGAAGCGCTCGAGCGTCGCAGCGAGTAGCGCCTGCGTCTGCGCCCAGTCCGCGACGTCGGCGCCGTTTGCGAACGCCTCGCCGCCCGCGGCTTTGATCTCGGCCACGACCTGCTCGCCGGGCGACTCGCCCGTGCTCTTCCCGTCGAGCGCGACGCCGAGGTCGTTCACGACGACGCGCGCGCCCTGCCGCCCCAGCTCGAGCGCGTGCTCGCGCCCAATCCCACGCCCCGCGCCCGTGACGATCACGACGCGGCCTTCGCACAGCTTGGTCATCGAATCACCTCGTCAGAAGAAGCGCGGGGTCTGACCCCGCAGCGAGCTCGCGCCTCAGCACCGCTCCAAGATCGTGACGTTCGCTTGCCCGCCGCCCTCGCACATCGTCTGCAGGCCGTAGCGGCCGCCCGTGCGCTCGAGCTCGCTCAGCAGCGTCGTCATGAGGCGCGTGCCGGTGGCGCCGATCGGGTGGCCGAGCGCGATCGCGCCGCCGTTCGGGTTCACGCTCGCGTGGTCGAAGGGCAGCTCCTTCAGCCAGGCGAGCACCACCGGCGCGAACGCTTCGTTGATCTCGACACTCGCGATGTCGCTCGGCTTCATGCCCGTCTTCGCGAGCGCGCGCTTCGTCGCCGGGATCGGCGCGGTGAGCATGTAGATCGGATCGTCCGCGAGCACCGAGAGGTGATGCACGCGCGCGCGCGGCTTCAGGTTGTGCTCCTTCACCGCGCGCTCCGATGCGATCAGCACTGCGCTGGCGCCGTCGCTGATCTGGCTCGAAACGGCGGCCGTGAGGCGCCCGCCCGGAATCAGCGTCGGCAGCTTCGCCATCTTCTCGAGCGAAGTGTCAGGCCGCGGGCCCTCGTCGCGCTCGACGCCGGCGAGCGGCGCGATCTCGTTCTTGAAGCGCCCCTCCGCGGTCGCCTTGCCCGCGCGCTGATGGCTCGCGAGCGCGAAGCGCTCCATGTCCTCGCGCGAAATGCTCCACTTCTCCGCGATCATCTCGGCGCCGCGGAACTGCGAAACCTCCTGCGTGCCGAAGCGCTCCACCCAGCCGGTCGATCCAGAGAACGGGTCGTTGAACCCTAATGACTGCGCGAGGGTCATCGCCGAGGAGATCGGGATCGCGCTCATGTTCTGCACGCCGCCCGCGACCACGAGGTCGCTCGTGCCGCTCATCACGGCCTGCGCCGCGAAGTGCACGCTCTGCTGCGACGACCCGCACTGGCGGTCGATCGTCACGCCCGGCACGTGCTGCGGCAGGCCCGCCGCGAGCCAGCACGTGCGCGCGATGTCGCCGGCCTGCGAGCCGATCGTGTCGCAGCAGCCGAGAATCACGTCCTCGACCGCGCCGGGATCGACGCCAGTGCGGGCCATCAGGGCCTTCAGCACGTGCGCGCCGAGATCGGCCGAGTGAACGCGCGAGAGGCCACCGCCGCGTTTTCCGACCGGTGTGCGAACTGCGTCGACGATGAATGCTTGAGCCATTGGCTAGGCGCCTCCGAGGAAGGTTTGACCGGGGCCGATGGGCAGTGCGCCCTCGAGCACGGCGGCGCGCACGCGCGCCAGGTGAAACGGTGCGCGGCCCCACGCTTGGTCGAGCGACCACGCGCGCCGCATCCAGAGGTGGAGATCTTGCTCCCACGTGTATCCGATCGCGCCGTGGCACTGGAGCGCCATGCGCGCGCCGAGCTTCGCGGCCTCGGTCGCAGCGAGCTTCGCCATCGAGACGTGCACGCCGCGCTGCGGCGAGCCGTGCGCCACCGAGACCGCGGCGCGCATCACCACGGGGCGCGCGTACTCGAGCTTCACCTTCACGTTCGCGAGGTGGTGCTTCACGGCCTGGAACGAGCCGATGGGCTTGCCGAACTGCTTGCGCTCGCTCGTGTAGGCGACCGCGAGCGCGAGCATGCGATCGCACGCGCCGATGGCCTGCGCCGCGCACGCCAGCGCGCCGCGATCGAGCGCGGCATCGAGCAGCGCTCTCGCCGCGTCCCCGCGCGCGACGAGCTGCGCGCGCCGCTCCTCGAACGCGACGCTCGCGATGCGGCGCGAGGGGTCGTTCGCGGGCTGCAGCGTGATGCGCGCAGCGTCGCGCGGCACTGCCCACAGCGAGTCGTCGTGGCGGGGCAGCAACAGCAGATCCGCGATGTGCGCGTCCTCGACGAGCGGCGTGACGGGGTGGCCCGCCGTAACAACTGCCTCGCCTGCGGCGATGCGCGGGAGCCACGTCGCGGCGAGCTCGCCGCCCGCATCGCGCAGCAGCGGCGCCGCCACGGCCATCGTGGCGACGAGCGGCTCCGCGAGCGCGGCGCGCCCGGCCTCCTCGTGAATCAGCACGGCCTCGATCTCGCTGAGGCCCATCCCGCCACTCGCCTCGGGCACGAGCAGGCCGGGCACGCCCACCTCCGCGAGCTGCTTCCACAGCGCGCGCGAGCGGCCGCTCTCGGTCTCCCACAGCTTGCGCAGCGTCTCCGGCGTGTGCTCCTTCGCGAGGAAGTCGCGCACGGTCTCCTGCAATAACAACTGTTCGTCCGTGAAGCGGAAGTCCATCGCTACCTCGGCATCCCGAGAATGCGCTCGGAGATGATGTTGCGCTGGATCTCGTTCGTGCCGGCGTAGATCGGGCCCGAGAGCGCGAACAGGTAGGAGTCGAGCCACGTGCCGACGCCTTGCGCGCCGGGCGCTTCGGGGAGCAGATCCCAGCGGTCGCCGAGAATCTCGAGCGCGAGCTCGTGCATGCGGATGTCGAGCTCGCTCCAGAAGATCTTGTTGAGGCTCGACTCGGTGCCGATCTTGCCGCCAGCGAGGAGCCGCGAGACGGTGCGATACGTCTCGAGCGTGTAGGCCTCCGCGTTCATCCAGCAGCGCACGACTTCGTCGCGCACCGCCTCCTCGACGTTCAGCGCGTTGTCGCGCAGCAGCTGCACGAGGCG from the Deltaproteobacteria bacterium genome contains:
- a CDS encoding acyl-CoA/acyl-ACP dehydrogenase — translated: MDFRFTDEQLLLQETVRDFLAKEHTPETLRKLWETESGRSRALWKQLAEVGVPGLLVPEASGGMGLSEIEAVLIHEEAGRAALAEPLVATMAVAAPLLRDAGGELAATWLPRIAAGEAVVTAGHPVTPLVEDAHIADLLLLPRHDDSLWAVPRDAARITLQPANDPSRRIASVAFEERRAQLVARGDAARALLDAALDRGALACAAQAIGACDRMLALAVAYTSERKQFGKPIGSFQAVKHHLANVKVKLEYARPVVMRAAVSVAHGSPQRGVHVSMAKLAATEAAKLGARMALQCHGAIGYTWEQDLHLWMRRAWSLDQAWGRAPFHLARVRAAVLEGALPIGPGQTFLGGA
- a CDS encoding SDR family oxidoreductase; this encodes MTKLCEGRVVIVTGAGRGIGREHALELGRQGARVVVNDLGVALDGKSTGESPGEQVVAEIKAAGGEAFANGADVADWAQTQALLAATLERFGRLDAVVNNAGFVRDRMFVSCTEEEWDAVIRVHLKGHFCLAHHACEYWRNESKAGRQPNARIVNTSSGAGLQGSVGQSAYSAAKGGIATLTLVQAAELARYGVTSNAIAPSARTRMTEGPFAERMKAPETGFDVMHPGNVAPLIAWLCSAESKDVTGQTFEIAGGELSIADGWRAGPKLDKGARWAADEIGAAVHDLLRKATPAQKVYGS
- a CDS encoding acetyl-CoA C-acetyltransferase, with product MAQAFIVDAVRTPVGKRGGGLSRVHSADLGAHVLKALMARTGVDPGAVEDVILGCCDTIGSQAGDIARTCWLAAGLPQHVPGVTIDRQCGSSQQSVHFAAQAVMSGTSDLVVAGGVQNMSAIPISSAMTLAQSLGFNDPFSGSTGWVERFGTQEVSQFRGAEMIAEKWSISREDMERFALASHQRAGKATAEGRFKNEIAPLAGVERDEGPRPDTSLEKMAKLPTLIPGGRLTAAVSSQISDGASAVLIASERAVKEHNLKPRARVHHLSVLADDPIYMLTAPIPATKRALAKTGMKPSDIASVEINEAFAPVVLAWLKELPFDHASVNPNGGAIALGHPIGATGTRLMTTLLSELERTGGRYGLQTMCEGGGQANVTILERC